Proteins encoded together in one Solanum lycopersicum chromosome 7, SLM_r2.1 window:
- the LOC109120723 gene encoding uncharacterized protein — protein sequence MLTGTDNYTLWSKAMQLALLGKNKVGFIDGTVKRDQYSGSLAQLWDRCNANIVSWILCNVSKDLHSGVLFCLDTHLIWEDLKERFNKINSSRVFQLHKEIFTLVQGVSSISVYYSRLKDLWDEYDSIMPPLACNCPKSKEFFEHLQYQRMLQFLMGLNDGYAQARSQILLIHQLPSINQFYAMISQDESQKLAANLSRSMPESLNPTAMYTSRSNSRNKKPYNPNAFCDYCHMKGHMRSDCNKLLKCDHCHKTGHVKLDCFKLIGYPLEFKGKRDTVVAGNSIYEESFIHQHAPQPAQKEFHPAVESGMMPLPMFTPQQH from the coding sequence ATGCTTACAGGAACAGATAACTACACTTTGTGGAGCAAAGCAATGCAGTTGGCTTTGCTTGGGAAGAACAAAGTAGGATTCATTGATGGAACAGTGAAACGAGATCAGTATTCAGGGAGTTTGGCTCAACTGTGGGATCGATGTAATGCCAATATTGTTTCATGGATTCTGTGCAATGTGAGTAAAGATCTACACAGTGGTGTTCTTTTCTGTTTAGATACACATTTGATTTGGGAAGATCTAAAGGAAAGATTCAACAAGATCAACAGTTCTCGTGTGTTTCAGCTACATAAGGAGATCTTCACACTCGTTCAAGGTGTGTCTTCTATCTCAGTATACTACTCAAGACTCAAAGATCTTTGGGATGAATATGATAGCATCATGCCACCACTAGCTTGTAATTGTCCTAAGTCTAAAGAGTTTTTTGAGCACCTACAATATCAGAGAATGTTGCAATTTCTCATGGGACTTAATGATGGTTATGCTCAGGCTCGTAGTCAAATTCTGTTGATACATCAACTTCCTAgcattaatcaattttatgcCATGATAAGCCAAGATGAAAGTCAGAAACTAGCAGCAAATTTAAGTCGGTCAATGCCAGAAAGTTTAAATCCTACAGCAATGTATACATCAAGATCTAATTCTAGGAATAAGAAGCCATATAATCCTAATGCCTTTTGTGATTATTGTCACATGAAGGGACATATGAGAAGTGATTGTAACAAACTATTGAAGTGTGATCATTGTCACAAAACTGGGCATGTAAAGCTGGATTGTTTCAAACTTATTGGATATCCTTTAGAGTTCAAAGGAAAGAGAGACACAGTTGTTGCAGGGAACTCAATCTATGAGGAATCATTCATCCATCAGCATGCTCCACAACCTGCTCAAAAGGAGTTTCATCCAGCTGTAGAATCTGGGATGATGCCATTGCCAATGTTTACACCACAACAACATTAG
- the LOC101248796 gene encoding VQ motif-containing protein 10-like, producing the protein MSNIPVKIVIINTQYIETDASSFKSIVQKLTGKNSTVVVESAFAPPPPPLSPVAASYNECGHGSNNYLEDQNVGASLGRLKSFNEFDKLFKELPTLDDLLRLYSDEIQQ; encoded by the coding sequence atgtcaaatattcCGGTGAAAATAGTGATAATCAACACACAATACATAGAAACGGATGCCAGTAGTTTCAAATCGATCGTTCAAAAACTAACTGGCAAGAATTCCACTGTGGTGGTGGAGTCAGCTTTCGCTCCTCCACCGCCACCACTATCACCCGTGGCAGCTTCGTACAATGAATGCGGCCACGGGAGTAATAATTATTTGGAAGATCAGAATGTTGGAGCGAGTTTGGGCAGATTGAAGTCATTTAACGAATTTGACAAGTTGTTCAAGGAGTTACCTACTTTAGATGATCTTCTCCGTCTTTATTCGGATGaaatacaacaataa
- the LOC101248219 gene encoding protein neprosin-like, translating to MSLKRNEFRMYQRTIHKTLLILYFLLSYNRVEGQKKLSKLEDVELEKQLKILNKPAVKTVKTKYGDTYDCIDFYKQRAFDHPLLKDHNFHPKMKPTLSRIKKDSTFSSTTNRSSTIWSKDGGCPFGTIPVKRITKDDLIRLNRMPPPEDVTFDNEYDVSNNNSRPNGRYISSQVYKVAITQISYNPNNKFAGAGMDTTVYNPQVNGQQHSGSRLKIHKGSDIVQAGWRVDPTLYGDTNTRLFIHFQAGEIRCFNTLCPGFVQVNHDIPLDNSLNDTISVRGGKLWGLVVHIERDLSGNWWFLLRKDFTRIGFWPQSLFTDLKSFATNVDWGGVVYSPSGVPKPPMGSSYFPIENTSYDSYCTDLAIVNEKGKTIEVDTTVTHTDNPYRGEFKLLSRGTQNKYFFIYGGPGESTHV from the exons ATGTCtttaaaaagaaatgaattCAGAATGTATCAAAGAACGATTCACAAAacgttattaatattatattttctgtTAAGTTATAATAGGGTGGAAGGGCAAAAAAAGCTATCCAAATTAGAGGATGTGGAGTTAGAGAAACAACTAAAAATTTTGAACAAGCCAGCCGTCAAAACAgtaaag ACTAAATATGGAGATACATACGATTGTATAGATTTCTACAAACAACGTGCATTTGATCATCCATTGCTGAAGGATCATAATTTTCATCCTAAG ATGAAACCTACTTTATCTAGAATCAAGAAAGATTCAACTTTTTCATCAACAACTAATAGGTCATCGACAATATGGTCAAAAGATGGAGGATGCCCTTTTGGAACTATTCCTGTTAAGAGAATTACAAAAGATGATCTTATAAGATTAAATCGTATGCCCCCTCCAGAGGATGTCACATTCGACAATGAATATGATGTT AGCAACAATAATAGTAGGCCAAATGGAAGATACATATCTTCACAAGTATATAAG gtTGCAATAACTCAGATTTCATATAATCCCAATAACAAATTTGCGGGAGCCGGAATGGATACTACTGTGTACAATCCTCAAGTTAATGGACAACAACACAGTGGATCTCGGCTAAAAATTCATAAAGGATCAGATATCGTACAAGCTGGTTGGAGA GTGGACCCAACGTTATACGGGGATACAAACACTAGATTGTTTATACATTTCCAG GCTGGTGAAATTCGTTGCTTCAATACATTATGTCCCGGCTTTGTACAAGTAAACCATGACATACCCCTTGATAATTCACTCAATGATACTATTTCAGTACGTGGAGGAAAACTTTGGGGTTTGGTTGTACACATTGAACGG gacTTGTCCGGAAATTGGTGGTTTTTATTGAGAAAAGACTTTACGCGAATAGGTTTCTGGCCACAAAGTCTCTTCACTGACTTGAAAAGTTTTGCTACGAATGTCGATTGGGGAGGAGTTGTATATAGTCCGTCAGGTGTACCAAAACCTCCGATGGGCTCAAGCTATTTTCCTATTGAAAATACTTCCTATGATTCTTATTGCACTGATCTTGCAATTGTCAATGAGAAAGGAAAAACAATTGAAGTAGATACAACAGTCACACATACCGATAATCCGTACAGGGGTGAATTTAAACTACTTTCACGTggtacacaaaataaatatttttttatttatgggGGACCGGGTGAAAGTACACATGTTTAA